A genomic window from Solanum stenotomum isolate F172 chromosome 10, ASM1918654v1, whole genome shotgun sequence includes:
- the LOC125842355 gene encoding serine racemase-like, translated as MEPNHTKSSDSYAADISSIREAQVRIKPFAQQTPVLTSDTLDSIAGRKLYFKCECFQKGGAFKFRGACNAIFSLDDDQATKGVATHSSGNHAAALSLAAKLRGIPAYIVIPKDAPKCKVANVKRYGGHVIFSEPSMQSREDTANKVLQDTGVVLIPSSNDGCIISGHGTISLEFLEQASEIDTIIVPISGGGMISGVALAAKGINPAIRILAAEPMGANDAFQSKSNGRITKLSEVNTIADGLRDFLGDLTWPIVRDLVDDIIVVDDKEIIQAMKLCYEVLKIAVEPSGAIGLAAVLSDGFQKNPVYSECNHIGIVLSGGNVDLGVLWNSFDK; from the exons ATGGAACCGAATCACACAAAATCTAGTGACAGTTATGCTGCTGATATCTCTTCCATCAGGGAAGCTCAAGTACGCATCAAGCCCTTTGCGCAACAAACTCCTGTGCTCACCTCAGACACTTTAGATTCTATTGCTGGAAGAAAGCTGTACTTCAAATGTGAATGCTTTCAGAAGGG GGGAGCTTTTAAATTTCGAGGGGCATGCAAtgctattttttcacttgatgATGATCAGGCCACTAAAGGAGTTGCAACTCATAGCAG TGGAAATCATGCTGCAGCTCTTTCTTTGGCTGCAAAACTACGGGGTATCCCTGCATATATAGTTATACCAAAAGATGCTCCAAAATGCAAAGTCGCGAATGTCAAACGTTACGGTGGTCATGTTATCTTCAGTGAGCCATCAATGCAGTCCCGGGAAGATACTGCAAACAAGGTGTTGCAAGATACCGGTGTTGTTCTTATTCCTTCCTCTAATGATGGGTGCATTATAAG TGGACATGGTACAATATCTCTGGAGTTTCTGGAACAGGCTTCAGAAATTGACACTATAATCGTCCCAATCAGCG GAGGTGGTATGATATCGGGAGTTGCATTGGCTGCCAAGGGCATCAACCCTGCCATTCGCATTTTGGCTGCCGAACCAATGGGAGCAAATGATGCTTTCCAATCAAAGAGTAATGGTAGGATCACTAAGTTATCTGAAGTCAACACTATTGCTGATGGCCTTCGAGATTTTCTTGGAGATCTCACGTG GCCTATTGTCCGCGATCTCGTGGATGACATCATAGTTGTTGATGATAAGGAGATAATACAAGCTATGAAACTTTGCTATGAAGTTCTGAAGATTGCAGTGGAACCAAGTGGAGCTATAGGCCTTGCAGCTGTTCTTTCTGATGGTTTCCAAAAAAATCCAGTCTATAGTGAATGCAATCATATTGGAATTGTTCTCTCCGGAGGAAATGTTGATCTTGGTGTGCTATGGAATTCCTTTGATAAATGA